A genomic region of Alphaproteobacteria bacterium contains the following coding sequences:
- the fliG gene encoding flagellar motor switch protein FliG yields the protein MSQDNKQKDDYKKLSGIQKTAIFLLSVGEEHAAKMFSLMEDDEIKDVSHAMAGLGRVSAEVVEQLFMEFSDQLSAGGGIVGSHEGTEKLLMKALGKDRVDDIMEDIRGPAGRTTWEKLGNVNEEILAAYLKNEYPQTIALVLSKITSAHAARVLSVLPEDLAMEVVTRMLSMEAIKKEVLQGIENTLKVEFMNNLARTQRRDSFEMMAEIFNNFDRNTESRFMSNLEDRDTDSAEHIRALMFTFEDLVKIDPSGIQVLMRGIDKDKLAIALKGASEAIKDLFFSNMSERASKILREDMEAMGPVRLRDVDEAQMYIVMSAKDLAAKGELIIADASGEEQLIY from the coding sequence ATGTCGCAGGATAACAAGCAAAAAGACGATTACAAGAAGCTGTCAGGCATTCAGAAGACTGCGATTTTTCTGCTTTCTGTAGGCGAAGAGCATGCGGCAAAAATGTTCAGCCTGATGGAAGATGATGAAATTAAAGATGTGTCGCATGCAATGGCCGGTCTTGGCCGTGTGAGCGCAGAGGTGGTTGAGCAGTTATTCATGGAATTCTCCGACCAGCTATCGGCTGGCGGCGGCATTGTGGGTAGTCATGAAGGCACTGAGAAGTTGCTGATGAAAGCGCTTGGTAAAGACCGCGTTGACGACATCATGGAAGATATACGTGGTCCTGCCGGTCGCACCACATGGGAAAAGCTGGGTAATGTAAATGAAGAAATTCTCGCTGCTTATCTTAAAAATGAATATCCGCAAACCATTGCATTAGTCTTATCTAAAATCACCTCAGCCCATGCTGCAAGAGTATTGTCTGTTTTGCCAGAGGATTTGGCGATGGAAGTGGTGACGCGAATGCTAAGTATGGAGGCTATCAAAAAAGAGGTGCTTCAAGGCATTGAAAACACGCTTAAAGTTGAGTTTATGAACAATCTGGCACGTACCCAGCGTCGCGATAGCTTTGAGATGATGGCGGAAATCTTCAATAACTTCGACCGTAATACCGAAAGCCGGTTTATGTCTAACTTAGAGGATCGCGATACAGACTCTGCCGAGCATATTCGCGCATTGATGTTTACCTTCGAAGATCTGGTGAAAATCGATCCGAGTGGTATTCAGGTGTTGATGCGTGGCATCGATAAAGACAAGCTTGCAATTGCACTAAAAGGCGCATCCGAAGCCATTAAAGATTTGTTCTTTTCCAATATGTCGGAGCGTGCATCTAAGATATTACGTGAAGATATGGAGGCCATGGGGCCAGTGCGTTTGCGCGATGTGGATGAAGCACAGATGTATATTGTAATGTCAGCAAAAGACCTTGCAGCTAAGGGTGAGTTGATAATTGCCGATGCAAGTGGTGAAGAACAGCTGATTTATTGA